The Terriglobia bacterium genome has a window encoding:
- a CDS encoding tetratricopeptide repeat protein: TLAALVPRRSAFVLLSAAILLALGAASFERSRVFADPETLWRDTLRKNPGSWMAHNNLGTLLSSEGKTDEAIEHLRQALALGGGLAGPAGARIQHFNLANALRLEGDLPGAEREYRAALAIEPSDVRVMHNLAGTLLAAGRRDEAVALYEQVLRLDSAFAQAHYNLASALASGKDRDGAILHARRAIEIEPRLADAHVLLGDLLQASRPDEAAREIDEALRIDPGHARALSRLAKRLSSQGKPLEAIGALREALRREPESVEALCGLAWLLTTGTDPSTRDAARAVALAERARDLTFGRDAKVLFTLGTAYLEAGRTDDAVTTAQKGLQLVPDASPQAGGFRDLLSRCARRP, from the coding sequence CCACGCTCGCCGCCCTCGTGCCGCGGCGGAGCGCCTTCGTCCTGCTGTCGGCCGCGATCCTGCTCGCCCTCGGCGCGGCGAGCTTCGAGCGCTCGCGCGTCTTCGCGGATCCCGAGACGCTCTGGCGGGACACCCTGCGGAAGAACCCCGGCTCGTGGATGGCCCACAACAACCTGGGCACGCTCCTGAGCTCCGAAGGAAAGACGGACGAGGCCATCGAGCACCTGAGGCAGGCGCTCGCGCTCGGGGGCGGGCTCGCGGGCCCCGCCGGCGCCAGGATCCAGCACTTCAACCTGGCCAACGCGCTTCGTCTCGAGGGTGACCTTCCCGGCGCGGAGCGCGAGTATCGCGCCGCGCTCGCCATCGAGCCGAGCGACGTGCGGGTGATGCACAACCTCGCCGGCACGCTCCTCGCGGCGGGGCGACGCGACGAGGCCGTCGCGCTCTACGAGCAGGTGCTGCGCCTCGATTCCGCCTTCGCTCAGGCCCATTACAACCTGGCCTCCGCGCTCGCTTCCGGGAAGGACCGCGACGGGGCGATCCTGCACGCCCGTCGCGCGATCGAGATCGAACCTCGACTCGCCGACGCGCACGTCCTCCTCGGCGACCTCCTCCAGGCCTCCCGGCCGGACGAGGCCGCCCGGGAGATCGACGAGGCCCTGAGGATCGACCCCGGCCACGCGCGGGCCCTGAGCCGGCTCGCGAAGCGGCTCTCGAGCCAGGGGAAGCCGCTCGAGGCCATCGGCGCGCTCCGCGAGGCGCTCCGACGCGAGCCGGAGTCGGTCGAGGCGCTCTGCGGGCTCGCCTGGCTCCTGACGACGGGCACCGATCCTTCGACAAGGGACGCCGCTCGGGCGGTGGCCCTGGCGGAGCGCGCCCGCGACCTGACCTTCGGCCGGGACGCGAAGGTGCTGTTCACCTTGGGCACGGCCTACCTCGAGGCCGGCAGGACGGACGACGCCGTGACTACGGCCCAGAAAGGCCTGCAACTGGTACCGGACGCGAGCCCACAGGCCGGCGGCTTTCGCGACCTGCTGTCCCGCTGCGCGCGGCGGCCCTGA
- a CDS encoding YggS family pyridoxal phosphate-dependent enzyme: MEPRAARALEDVRRRIADACARARRKPASVSLVAVSKTFAAERVKDLLLCGQDLFGENRVQEALLKIPRVGPGARWHLVGHLQRNKARHAVGAFELIHSLDDLDLAREVARRATALGIVQPVLAQVNLSREATKSGTGEDDTLPLLEAAAGLAGLELRGLMTIPPPAAYPEESRPWFARLRELRDRAEARLGIALPELSMGMSDDFEVAVEEGATLVRVGRALFGDREASPA, from the coding sequence GTGGAGCCGAGGGCAGCCCGCGCCCTCGAGGACGTCCGTCGGCGGATCGCCGACGCGTGCGCCCGCGCCCGGAGGAAGCCGGCCTCGGTCTCGCTCGTCGCGGTCTCCAAGACATTCGCCGCGGAGCGCGTCAAGGACCTGCTCCTGTGCGGGCAAGACCTCTTCGGCGAGAATCGGGTTCAGGAGGCGCTCCTGAAGATCCCGCGGGTCGGCCCCGGCGCGCGGTGGCACCTCGTCGGGCACCTGCAGCGCAACAAGGCGCGCCACGCCGTGGGCGCGTTCGAGCTGATCCACTCGCTCGACGACCTCGATCTCGCGCGAGAGGTGGCCCGTCGGGCCACGGCGCTCGGCATCGTCCAACCGGTCCTGGCGCAGGTGAACCTGTCGCGGGAGGCGACGAAGTCGGGCACCGGAGAGGACGACACCCTGCCGCTGCTCGAGGCGGCCGCGGGGCTGGCCGGTCTCGAGCTGCGCGGGCTCATGACGATCCCTCCCCCCGCCGCCTACCCCGAGGAATCCCGCCCCTGGTTCGCGCGGCTGCGCGAACTCCGGGACCGCGCGGAGGCGCGCCTCGGCATCGCGCTGCCCGAGCTCTCCATGGGGATGAGCGACGACTTCGAGGTCGCGGTGGAGGAGGGGGCCACGCTGGTCCGCGTCGGCCGCGCGCTGTTCGGGGACCGGGAAGCGTCTCCAGCCTGA
- a CDS encoding ribonuclease HI family protein → MAERFRAAVDGGSRGNPGLAAWGVAVLGPGGRCVEGHAGTLGRATNNVAEYQALLEALKRAEAAGARDVEIRADSELIVRQVEGRYKVRHPGLVPLHAEAKRRIGKFRSFRLVHVSREENREADRLVNLALDRGAKARPDETVRVLVVPEPPTSEA, encoded by the coding sequence ATGGCGGAGCGGTTTAGGGCCGCGGTCGACGGCGGGTCCCGCGGGAACCCCGGCCTCGCGGCCTGGGGAGTGGCGGTCCTCGGCCCCGGGGGACGCTGCGTCGAAGGGCACGCCGGGACCCTCGGGCGCGCCACCAACAACGTCGCGGAGTACCAGGCGCTTCTCGAGGCCCTGAAGCGCGCCGAGGCCGCCGGGGCCCGGGACGTCGAGATCAGGGCCGACTCGGAGCTGATCGTCCGCCAGGTCGAGGGGCGGTACAAGGTGCGGCATCCCGGCCTCGTCCCGCTCCACGCCGAGGCGAAGCGCCGGATCGGGAAGTTCCGCTCCTTCCGCTTGGTCCACGTCTCTCGGGAAGAGAACCGCGAGGCGGACCGTCTCGTGAACCTGGCGCTCGACCGCGGCGCGAAGGCGCGTCCCGACGAGACCGTGCGCGTGCTGGTCGTGCCGGAGCCCCCGACGAGCGAGGCGTGA
- a CDS encoding hemerythrin domain-containing protein gives MNESGTFERLTERSLEEHRQIHFFLDQLQKALRGIGPERTELEPMRRVAAELEGLIERLSEHFEREEEGGLFRALVDADEATAPDVRRLEDQHARLIEILEMARIHAERGDTVDAGPLKEDVEGFLEVLRAHEKAEEALFRRALSV, from the coding sequence ATGAACGAGTCCGGGACCTTCGAGCGTCTGACGGAGCGATCGCTGGAGGAGCACCGTCAGATCCACTTCTTCCTGGACCAGCTCCAGAAGGCGCTTCGGGGGATCGGCCCCGAGCGAACGGAGCTTGAGCCGATGCGGCGCGTCGCCGCGGAGCTCGAGGGGCTGATCGAGAGGCTCAGCGAGCACTTCGAGCGGGAGGAGGAAGGGGGGCTCTTTCGAGCGCTCGTGGACGCCGACGAGGCGACCGCCCCCGATGTCCGCCGCCTTGAGGACCAGCACGCGCGCTTGATCGAGATCCTCGAGATGGCGAGGATCCACGCGGAGCGGGGCGACACCGTCGACGCCGGGCCGCTCAAGGAAGACGTCGAGGGATTCCTGGAGGTCCTCCGCGCTCACGAGAAGGCCGAGGAGGCCCTCTTTCGGCGCGCCCTGTCCGTTTGA
- a CDS encoding hydrogenase maturation protease gives MTLILVVGLGNTLMADDGAGVAVAARLCERPLPSWARAEAGGTDALRLVSLWRGEAEVWLVDAIFRGAEPGTIHRLAHEEVLSIPQGHAGAHALSLPESLRLIAGTQPDMAAVRYRLWGIEPERVGPSPGLTPRVARAVEAVEEEIRSEFGRVGAKEVDDGGGRGDSIGGQRETEAEP, from the coding sequence ATGACCCTTATCCTCGTCGTCGGCCTCGGCAACACGCTGATGGCCGACGACGGCGCGGGGGTCGCGGTGGCCGCGCGCCTGTGCGAACGTCCGCTCCCGTCTTGGGCGCGAGCGGAGGCCGGGGGCACGGACGCCCTCCGTCTCGTCTCGCTCTGGAGAGGCGAAGCGGAGGTTTGGCTGGTCGACGCGATCTTCCGTGGCGCGGAGCCCGGGACGATTCACCGCCTGGCCCACGAAGAGGTGCTCTCGATTCCCCAGGGTCACGCGGGCGCCCACGCGCTCAGCCTGCCGGAGAGCCTCCGCCTGATCGCCGGGACCCAACCCGACATGGCCGCCGTGCGCTACCGGCTCTGGGGGATCGAGCCGGAGCGCGTCGGTCCGTCGCCCGGGCTCACGCCTCGGGTCGCCCGCGCGGTGGAGGCGGTGGAGGAAGAGATTCGGTCGGAATTCGGCCGCGTCGGGGCCAAGGAGGTTGACGACGGAGGGGGGCGGGGAGACAGTATCGGTGGACAGCGGGAAACGGAGGCGGAGCCATGA
- a CDS encoding 1-acyl-sn-glycerol-3-phosphate acyltransferase, with amino-acid sequence MRRLLRTAAVLLFQALIVRPVILGFVGVRYRRRALVPKGPCLVVANHNSHLDAGVLLTLFPLRRVAHVHPVAAADYFGKTLLRRTMALLFMNGIPIERVARAGHDTLQPMIRALEAGESLILFPEGSRGEAGVVGPFRSGVGRLVQAVPGLLVVPVFLTGPERIWPRGQRIPVPLGIDANVGKPRTYRPDADARVIAEQVRSDVLALAPPPSPVPGARPAPPVRAAVCGIDPWSRGALSVELVRRLGRSSRTLLIADPALEADARGVREAPGGIPVARSRAWIALLARLFRTGGLYRGSKFAEMVERARMDESLEDGRAARFVVGDGSALLDLLAWAEADAHRRGFDERGLHHALLYLSGERRIPVRQWWTFARNSPGAWLLNVFGLARLMVPGVLVLVIASPARVMARRRSAGRPLEPHENEAFLGRLQDAYREIAALLKRRGVEVFEIEDGALTPEADAARVEEACLRLAEKTGERAEPAPADGAGGGGSTR; translated from the coding sequence ATGCGCCGGCTGCTCCGCACCGCCGCGGTCCTCCTGTTCCAGGCCCTGATCGTGCGGCCGGTGATCCTCGGGTTCGTCGGCGTGCGCTACCGGCGGCGCGCCCTCGTTCCCAAGGGGCCGTGCCTCGTGGTGGCGAACCACAACTCGCATCTCGACGCCGGCGTGCTCCTCACGCTCTTCCCGCTCCGGCGCGTCGCCCATGTGCACCCGGTAGCGGCGGCGGACTACTTCGGGAAGACCTTGCTCCGCCGCACGATGGCCCTGCTCTTCATGAACGGCATCCCGATCGAGCGCGTCGCGCGCGCGGGACACGATACGCTCCAGCCGATGATCCGGGCCCTCGAGGCCGGGGAGAGCCTCATCCTCTTCCCCGAGGGAAGCCGCGGCGAGGCGGGGGTCGTCGGTCCGTTCCGCTCCGGCGTCGGGCGGCTCGTGCAGGCGGTCCCGGGCCTCCTGGTGGTCCCGGTGTTCCTCACCGGGCCCGAGCGGATCTGGCCCCGCGGCCAGAGGATCCCGGTTCCTCTCGGCATCGACGCGAACGTGGGAAAGCCCCGGACCTACCGGCCCGATGCGGATGCGAGGGTCATCGCCGAGCAAGTCCGCAGCGACGTGCTGGCGCTCGCTCCTCCTCCGTCGCCGGTTCCCGGCGCGCGCCCGGCGCCGCCGGTCCGTGCGGCCGTCTGCGGCATCGATCCCTGGAGCCGCGGCGCGCTGTCCGTCGAGCTCGTCCGCCGCCTCGGACGCAGCAGCCGAACCCTCCTGATCGCGGATCCGGCGCTGGAGGCGGACGCGCGAGGCGTGAGGGAGGCGCCCGGCGGGATACCGGTGGCGAGGAGCCGGGCGTGGATCGCGCTCCTCGCGCGGCTCTTCCGGACGGGGGGGCTGTACCGCGGATCGAAGTTCGCCGAGATGGTCGAGCGCGCGCGCATGGACGAGTCCCTCGAGGACGGGCGGGCCGCCCGTTTCGTGGTCGGCGACGGGAGCGCGCTTCTGGACCTCCTCGCCTGGGCGGAGGCGGACGCCCACCGGAGGGGGTTCGACGAGCGCGGCCTCCACCACGCGCTGCTCTACCTGTCGGGCGAGCGCCGCATTCCGGTCCGGCAGTGGTGGACCTTCGCGCGCAATTCCCCCGGTGCATGGCTACTGAACGTCTTCGGCCTCGCGCGCCTCATGGTTCCAGGCGTTCTCGTCCTGGTCATCGCCTCGCCGGCGCGGGTGATGGCCCGGAGGCGCTCCGCCGGCAGGCCGCTCGAGCCGCACGAGAACGAGGCGTTCCTCGGGAGGCTGCAGGACGCCTACCGCGAGATCGCGGCGCTCCTCAAGCGGCGCGGAGTGGAGGTGTTCGAGATCGAGGACGGCGCGCTCACGCCGGAAGCGGACGCGGCGCGGGTCGAGGAGGCGTGCCTGCGCCTCGCGGAGAAGACCGGCGAACGCGCGGAGCCGGCGCCGGCCGACGGGGCCGGGGGAGGAGGATCGACGCGATGA
- the gnd gene encoding decarboxylating 6-phosphogluconate dehydrogenase has translation MDLGMIGLGRMGLNMATRLLRRGHAVAGTAKGKESLAMLEGAGGKPAASVGELVGALAPPRLVWLMVPSGPTVDEVLADLAPRLARSDVVVDGGNSNYHDSIRRGAELGAKGLGFLDAGTSGGIWGLDNGYCLMVGGDDADFRRAEPILRDLAPEGGYLHTGPTGSGHFAKMIHNGIEYGMLQAYGEGFEILARSPFAYDLARISRLWNRGSVVRSWLLELAELAFEKDPRLMTIRGYVEDSGEGRWTVEEAIALDVPAPALTLSLLARFASRQDESFSAKVIAALRNEFGGHAVKKSG, from the coding sequence ATGGATCTCGGAATGATCGGTCTCGGGAGGATGGGCCTCAACATGGCGACCCGCCTACTCCGTCGCGGCCACGCGGTCGCCGGGACGGCGAAGGGAAAGGAATCGCTCGCGATGCTCGAGGGGGCGGGCGGGAAGCCGGCGGCGAGCGTCGGCGAGCTGGTGGGCGCCCTCGCTCCGCCGCGCCTCGTCTGGCTCATGGTCCCGTCGGGGCCGACCGTGGACGAAGTCCTGGCGGATCTCGCTCCCCGCCTCGCCCGCAGCGACGTGGTCGTGGACGGCGGCAACTCCAACTACCACGACTCGATCCGCCGCGGCGCCGAGCTCGGGGCGAAGGGGCTCGGTTTCCTCGACGCGGGAACGAGCGGAGGGATCTGGGGCCTCGACAACGGGTACTGCCTCATGGTCGGGGGGGACGATGCCGACTTCCGCCGCGCCGAGCCGATCCTGCGGGATCTCGCGCCGGAGGGCGGCTACCTCCATACCGGTCCCACGGGATCGGGCCACTTCGCCAAGATGATCCACAACGGGATCGAGTACGGGATGCTCCAGGCGTACGGGGAGGGATTCGAGATCCTCGCGCGAAGCCCGTTCGCGTATGACCTCGCCCGGATCTCGCGCCTCTGGAACCGCGGCAGCGTCGTCCGATCGTGGCTCCTCGAGCTCGCGGAGCTCGCATTCGAGAAGGACCCGCGGCTCATGACGATCCGCGGATACGTGGAAGACTCCGGCGAGGGCCGCTGGACCGTCGAGGAGGCGATCGCCCTCGACGTCCCCGCGCCGGCGCTCACCCTCTCGCTCCTTGCGCGCTTCGCCTCGCGCCAGGACGAGTCGTTCTCGGCCAAGGTCATCGCCGCGCTCAGGAACGAGTTCGGCGGCCACGCGGTCAAGAAGTCGGGGTGA
- the zwf gene encoding glucose-6-phosphate dehydrogenase, producing MDALLEPNPLRAGLRRERAAGPSSVVIFGASGDLTRRKLVPALYNLHLDRLLPAGFALVGVARRPLGGSAFADAIRDGIVRHSRRPLDLDLWKEMAPRISYIPASFEDAEGYARLAEHLARLDRERGTGGNRLFYLATPPSACPTIVKNLALAGLSRPGPGGSFARVVVEKPFGRDLASARALNVEVNAAFDERDVFRIDHYLGKETVQNLMVFRFGNAIFEPLWGREHVDQVQITVAETLGVEGRGEYFEEAGILRDIVQNHMFQLLCLTAMEPPVSLEADAIRDEKVKVLRALRPVVPERVPEESVLGRYGAGASGGSPVPAYLEEPGVPPGSRTETFVALRVFVDNWRWAGVPFYLRAGKRLPKRVTEVALTFRQVPHRLFDGGAAVPDPNNLALRIQPDEGIALRFDSKVPGPDPRIQPVAMEFRYGTSFGQEPPEAYERLLLDAILGDPTLFIRRDEVEASWAWIDAIEAGWGASGRTPAPYSAGTWGPAESDSLLERDGRSWRRL from the coding sequence GTGGACGCCCTCCTCGAACCGAATCCGCTGAGGGCCGGCCTGAGGCGGGAGCGGGCCGCAGGACCTAGCTCGGTGGTCATCTTCGGCGCCTCGGGGGACCTGACCCGCCGGAAGCTCGTGCCTGCGCTCTACAACCTCCACCTCGACCGGCTGCTCCCGGCCGGCTTCGCCCTGGTCGGCGTCGCGCGGAGGCCGCTGGGCGGCTCCGCGTTCGCCGACGCGATCCGCGACGGGATCGTCCGCCATTCGCGACGGCCGCTCGATCTCGACCTCTGGAAGGAGATGGCGCCGAGGATCTCGTACATCCCCGCGAGCTTCGAGGATGCCGAGGGGTACGCCCGCCTCGCGGAGCACCTCGCGCGGCTCGACCGCGAGCGCGGGACCGGCGGGAACCGCCTCTTCTACCTGGCGACACCTCCGTCGGCGTGCCCGACCATCGTCAAGAACCTCGCCCTCGCCGGGCTCAGCCGGCCGGGACCGGGCGGGAGCTTCGCGCGCGTCGTGGTGGAGAAGCCGTTCGGCCGCGACCTCGCGTCCGCGCGCGCGCTCAACGTCGAGGTCAACGCGGCGTTCGACGAGCGGGACGTTTTCCGAATCGACCACTACCTCGGCAAGGAGACCGTCCAGAATCTGATGGTCTTCCGGTTCGGCAACGCCATCTTCGAGCCGCTCTGGGGACGGGAGCACGTGGACCAGGTCCAGATCACGGTGGCGGAGACCCTCGGAGTCGAGGGTCGCGGCGAGTACTTCGAAGAAGCGGGGATCCTGCGGGATATCGTCCAGAACCACATGTTCCAACTCCTCTGCCTCACGGCGATGGAGCCCCCGGTCTCGCTCGAGGCCGACGCGATCCGGGACGAGAAGGTCAAGGTGCTCCGCGCGCTCCGACCGGTCGTGCCGGAGCGCGTACCCGAGGAGTCCGTCCTCGGGCGGTACGGCGCCGGGGCCTCGGGCGGAAGTCCGGTCCCGGCGTACCTAGAGGAACCCGGCGTGCCCCCGGGCTCGCGAACCGAGACCTTCGTGGCGCTCCGCGTCTTCGTGGACAACTGGCGATGGGCCGGCGTGCCGTTCTACCTCCGCGCGGGCAAGCGCCTCCCCAAGCGCGTGACCGAGGTCGCGCTGACCTTCCGCCAGGTCCCCCATCGCCTGTTCGACGGTGGCGCTGCCGTGCCCGATCCCAACAACCTCGCGCTCAGGATCCAGCCGGACGAGGGGATCGCGCTACGGTTCGATTCGAAGGTCCCGGGGCCCGACCCGCGGATCCAGCCGGTGGCCATGGAGTTCCGGTACGGGACCTCCTTCGGCCAGGAGCCGCCGGAAGCTTACGAGCGGCTGCTGCTCGACGCGATCCTCGGCGATCCGACCCTGTTCATCCGTCGCGACGAGGTCGAGGCGTCGTGGGCGTGGATCGACGCGATCGAGGCCGGCTGGGGCGCCTCGGGCCGGACCCCCGCGCCGTACTCCGCCGGGACCTGGGGCCCGGCCGAGTCGGACTCGCTGCTCGAGCGCGACGGGCGCTCGTGGCGGAGGCTCTGA
- a CDS encoding glucose-6-phosphate dehydrogenase assembly protein OpcA produces MEELGPAMVADVESVEKQLGEMWRAASSEEHPVVRASMLNLVVACDTPEDAREATRAIALLSLNHPGRALVVSGAREDAPSGEPLAVFVSAHCHRGPGGSLVCSEQVTLEAARASLLLVPSTLLRLLVSDTPVFVWWRRAALAPDPLWEPLARMSDRLLIDAARHAEPEKALRDLAALAGRESWRGSPGDLAWTRLERWREAVASFFDSPLTRRHLDGITRVELAAGGPMGRGGTTVAAAYLAGWLAARLGWSRGAGPWTWSRRDGREVRVEVSRDGAARTGGVGAVRIDAADGKPPARFSAERISPGSEIVRLTVEIEGTCPLPATLKLGEPDDASLLCRELERTSRDPLFDAALVEAVGAAAS; encoded by the coding sequence ATGGAAGAGCTGGGGCCCGCGATGGTCGCCGACGTCGAGTCGGTCGAGAAGCAGCTCGGGGAGATGTGGCGAGCCGCGTCGTCGGAGGAACACCCGGTGGTCCGGGCGTCCATGCTGAACCTCGTCGTCGCCTGCGACACCCCCGAGGATGCGCGCGAGGCGACCCGGGCGATCGCGCTGCTCTCCCTGAACCACCCGGGACGCGCGCTGGTCGTCTCCGGCGCGCGCGAGGACGCGCCATCCGGCGAGCCGCTCGCGGTGTTCGTGTCGGCCCACTGCCATCGCGGGCCGGGTGGGAGCCTCGTCTGCAGCGAGCAGGTCACGCTCGAGGCGGCGCGTGCCTCGCTCCTGCTGGTGCCGTCGACGCTCCTCCGACTGCTGGTCTCCGACACGCCGGTGTTCGTCTGGTGGCGCCGCGCGGCGCTCGCTCCGGACCCGCTCTGGGAGCCGCTCGCGAGGATGTCCGATCGCCTCCTGATCGACGCCGCCCGCCATGCGGAGCCGGAGAAGGCGCTCCGGGACCTCGCGGCTCTGGCCGGGCGCGAATCCTGGCGCGGAAGTCCCGGCGATCTCGCCTGGACGCGTCTCGAGAGGTGGCGCGAGGCGGTGGCGTCGTTCTTCGACTCGCCCCTCACCCGCCGGCACCTCGACGGGATCACACGCGTCGAGCTGGCCGCCGGCGGCCCGATGGGCCGCGGCGGCACCACCGTCGCCGCCGCGTACCTCGCCGGCTGGCTCGCGGCGCGCCTCGGTTGGTCCCGCGGCGCGGGTCCGTGGACGTGGAGCCGACGGGACGGACGCGAGGTGCGGGTGGAGGTATCGCGCGACGGCGCCGCCAGGACCGGAGGCGTCGGTGCCGTTCGGATCGACGCGGCGGACGGCAAGCCGCCGGCGCGCTTCTCGGCGGAGAGGATCTCCCCCGGGTCGGAGATCGTGAGGCTGACCGTCGAGATCGAGGGGACCTGCCCCCTCCCGGCCACGCTGAAGCTCGGCGAGCCCGACGACGCCTCGCTCCTCTGCCGCGAATTGGAGCGAACCTCACGCGACCCGCTGTTCGATGCGGCGCTCGTCGAGGCCGTCGGCGCCGCCGCGTCCTGA
- the pgl gene encoding 6-phosphogluconolactonase, producing the protein MGGVSVVVLEDSRAVAEEAAKRVEAAARDAVAARGRFSLVLAGGSTPRALYAILASPHVRSVVPWRRTIVLFGDERCVPPDHPDSNFHAADESLLRHVPVLPGAVHRIVAEDPEPASAAARYEEELRGLFPGEEAPSFDLVLLGMGADGHTASLFPRTAALDETSRWVAVVRAPSPPVGRITLTLPALRGARRVLFQIVGADKAWTAAEVFGGLPHPSPYPAERVALQSGAVEVLLDEAAAGSGAFRAHR; encoded by the coding sequence ATGGGTGGCGTCTCCGTCGTCGTCCTCGAGGATTCCCGCGCGGTCGCCGAAGAGGCGGCGAAGCGCGTGGAAGCCGCGGCGCGCGACGCCGTCGCCGCGCGAGGCCGTTTCTCCCTGGTGCTCGCGGGGGGGAGCACCCCGCGTGCCCTCTACGCGATACTGGCGTCGCCGCACGTCAGGAGCGTCGTCCCGTGGAGGAGGACGATCGTCCTGTTCGGCGACGAGCGCTGCGTCCCTCCGGACCACCCCGACAGCAACTTCCACGCCGCCGACGAGAGCCTGCTCCGCCACGTCCCGGTCCTCCCCGGCGCCGTCCACCGGATCGTGGCGGAGGATCCCGAGCCGGCGAGCGCCGCCGCCCGGTACGAAGAGGAGCTTCGCGGGCTGTTCCCAGGGGAGGAGGCGCCGAGCTTCGACCTCGTTCTCCTGGGCATGGGCGCGGACGGCCACACCGCCTCGCTGTTCCCGCGCACGGCGGCACTCGACGAGACCTCGCGTTGGGTCGCGGTCGTCCGCGCGCCTTCGCCCCCCGTCGGGCGGATCACGCTCACCCTTCCGGCGCTCCGCGGGGCGAGGCGCGTCCTGTTCCAGATCGTGGGGGCCGACAAGGCATGGACGGCCGCGGAGGTTTTCGGCGGGCTGCCGCACCCCAGTCCCTATCCCGCCGAGCGCGTCGCGCTCCAGTCGGGAGCCGTCGAGGTCCTGCTGGACGAGGCGGCAGCGGGCTCGGGAGCGTTCCGAGCACACCGCTGA